A genomic window from Streptomyces sp. NBC_00234 includes:
- a CDS encoding MarR family winged helix-turn-helix transcriptional regulator, which yields MTQDAPATAARGPHPPAPSLLLDDQLCFALYAAQRAVTAAYRPLLDELGLTYPQYLVMLVLWERGELPVKELARALHLDYGTLSPLLKRLEGAGLVRRVRSPADERSVLVEPTEEGAALRERAACVPGELLDAAGMASAEVARLRTELHRLTDRLEHPGHP from the coding sequence GTGACCCAGGACGCTCCCGCCACCGCCGCGCGCGGCCCCCACCCGCCGGCGCCCTCGCTCCTCCTCGACGACCAGCTGTGCTTCGCGCTCTACGCGGCCCAGCGGGCCGTCACCGCCGCCTACCGTCCGCTCCTCGACGAACTCGGCCTGACCTACCCGCAGTACCTCGTGATGCTGGTCCTCTGGGAGCGCGGTGAACTCCCCGTCAAGGAACTGGCCCGCGCCCTCCACCTCGACTACGGAACCCTGTCCCCCCTCCTGAAACGGCTCGAAGGCGCCGGCCTCGTACGCCGCGTCCGTTCGCCCGCCGACGAACGCTCCGTGCTCGTCGAGCCGACCGAGGAGGGCGCGGCCCTGCGCGAGCGGGCGGCCTGCGTCCCCGGCGAACTCCTCGACGCCGCCGGAATGGCCTCCGCCGAAGTGGCCCGGCTGCGCACCGAACTGCACCGGCTGACGGACCGCCTGGAGCACCCCGGGCACCCCTGA
- a CDS encoding AMIN-like domain-containing (lipo)protein translates to MRRISAAVSCAAAALALLVTGAPGAQAVSATETTAASAFVCSSSCLLGVRTGSHPDFDRLVIDVTEDGMPTVNHSVTADNSYGTPSGQDGHIEIPGKMYLHLNLFGTHTYDDNGALTYSSPRVVPVSLPSLKGVQLLTDYEGYVDFGLSLGDYSRYQVFTLKSPNRIVVDVYH, encoded by the coding sequence ATGCGAAGAATATCCGCAGCCGTGAGCTGCGCCGCCGCAGCGCTCGCCCTTCTGGTGACGGGCGCCCCCGGGGCCCAGGCCGTGAGCGCCACCGAGACCACGGCCGCCAGCGCCTTTGTCTGCTCGTCCTCCTGCCTCCTGGGCGTCCGTACGGGATCGCACCCGGACTTCGACCGGCTCGTCATCGACGTGACTGAAGACGGCATGCCGACGGTCAACCACTCCGTGACCGCCGACAACAGCTACGGCACGCCCAGTGGGCAGGACGGGCACATCGAGATCCCCGGCAAGATGTACCTGCACCTGAACCTGTTCGGGACACACACCTACGACGACAACGGGGCACTCACCTACAGCAGCCCTCGGGTGGTGCCCGTATCGCTGCCCTCCCTCAAGGGCGTTCAGCTGCTGACGGACTACGAGGGCTACGTCGACTTCGGGCTGTCCCTCGGTGACTACTCCCGCTACCAGGTCTTCACCCTGAAGAGCCCCAACCGCATCGTCGTCGACGTCTACCACTGA
- a CDS encoding SDR family NAD(P)-dependent oxidoreductase encodes MTPSSPSVARFDGYAVLITGAGQGIGAATARRLASEGAAVLVTDLDAARAENAAAEIRKAGGTAESLPCDVGDRSAVEAAVAHAVAAFGRLDVLVNNAYSAGTDLPLFEDETDEVWQRDLDISLSGPFRCSRAALPHLVASGRGAIVSIGSVNGEQDFGGHAYSAAKAGLAGLTRTLAGHAAPRGVRVNLVAPGTIRTDAWAGRDAQLDALSTLYPLGRVGEPDDIAAAVAFLASRDASWITGTTLRVDGGLLAVNTGFRHMLSELEKK; translated from the coding sequence ATGACTCCTTCCTCCCCGTCAGTCGCACGGTTCGACGGATACGCGGTCCTCATCACGGGAGCCGGCCAGGGCATCGGCGCGGCAACGGCCCGCCGCCTGGCCTCGGAGGGCGCCGCCGTCCTGGTCACCGACCTGGACGCGGCCCGTGCGGAGAACGCCGCGGCGGAGATCCGGAAGGCGGGCGGTACCGCCGAGTCCCTGCCCTGCGACGTGGGCGACCGGTCGGCGGTCGAGGCGGCCGTCGCCCACGCGGTCGCCGCCTTCGGCCGGCTGGACGTCCTGGTCAACAACGCCTACTCGGCCGGTACGGACCTCCCGCTCTTCGAGGACGAGACGGACGAGGTCTGGCAACGCGACCTGGACATCAGCCTGTCGGGCCCCTTCCGCTGCTCCCGCGCCGCGCTGCCCCACCTGGTGGCCTCCGGCCGGGGCGCGATCGTCAGCATCGGTTCCGTCAACGGCGAGCAGGACTTCGGCGGTCACGCGTACAGCGCGGCCAAGGCGGGCCTGGCCGGCCTGACCCGTACGCTGGCGGGCCACGCGGCGCCACGTGGCGTACGGGTCAACCTGGTCGCCCCCGGCACGATCCGCACGGACGCCTGGGCGGGACGCGACGCCCAACTGGACGCGCTGAGCACGCTTTACCCCCTGGGCCGGGTCGGCGAGCCGGACGACATCGCGGCGGCGGTCGCCTTCCTCGCCTCCCGGGACGCGTCGTGGATCACCGGGACGACCCTGCGCGTGGACGGCGGCCTCCTCGCCGTGAACACCGGCTTCCGTCACATGCTGTCGGAACTGGAGAAGAAGTAG
- a CDS encoding serine hydrolase domain-containing protein — MDVRGTVSPGFEPVRDAFVRNFEQRGERGAAVAVYRHGRKVVDLWAGTRDVDGAEPWAVDTVQIVRSAGKGIAAAVPLLLHQRGQLDLDAPVGTYWPEFKANGKERVLVRHLLAHRAGVPALDRPLPPAEAADGISGPRAVAAQHPQWEPGTDHGYHAQTYSWLVGELVRRVTGRTVGRWIAEEIARPLGLDFWFGLPADEAHRIGRIGPVEAPVVEGNGGALRLRPKRSVVEAYRDPDSLTRRAFGAIDPLPDENDPAYRAAELPASNGIATARGLARCYAAMIGEVDGHRLFAPATLTLARTEESAGPDRVLVVSTRFGLGFMLHGPAAPLLARGSFGHPGRGGSLGFADPESGIALGYVTNGLQKGVTADPRAQALVAAVRSAL; from the coding sequence GTGGATGTACGGGGCACGGTGTCGCCCGGGTTCGAACCGGTAAGGGACGCTTTCGTCCGCAACTTCGAGCAGCGGGGCGAACGCGGCGCCGCGGTCGCCGTCTACCGGCACGGCCGCAAGGTCGTCGATCTGTGGGCCGGTACGCGAGACGTCGACGGGGCCGAACCGTGGGCCGTCGACACCGTGCAGATCGTCCGCTCGGCCGGCAAGGGCATCGCCGCCGCCGTACCGCTGCTGCTGCATCAGCGCGGCCAGCTCGACCTGGACGCCCCGGTCGGCACGTACTGGCCGGAGTTCAAGGCCAACGGCAAGGAACGCGTCCTCGTACGCCACCTCCTCGCCCACCGGGCCGGGGTCCCCGCCCTCGACCGGCCCCTGCCCCCCGCCGAGGCGGCCGACGGCATCTCGGGGCCGCGTGCGGTCGCCGCCCAGCACCCCCAGTGGGAACCCGGCACCGACCACGGCTACCACGCCCAGACGTACAGCTGGCTCGTCGGCGAACTCGTGCGCCGGGTCACCGGGCGCACCGTCGGCCGCTGGATCGCCGAGGAGATCGCCCGCCCGCTCGGCCTGGACTTCTGGTTCGGCCTCCCGGCCGACGAGGCCCACCGGATCGGCCGGATCGGCCCCGTCGAGGCCCCGGTCGTCGAGGGGAACGGCGGCGCGCTGCGCCTGCGCCCCAAGCGTTCCGTCGTCGAGGCGTACCGCGACCCGGACTCCCTCACCCGCCGCGCCTTCGGCGCGATCGACCCGCTGCCGGACGAGAACGACCCCGCCTACCGCGCGGCCGAACTCCCCGCTTCCAACGGCATCGCCACCGCCCGCGGACTGGCCCGCTGCTACGCCGCGATGATCGGTGAGGTCGACGGCCACCGCCTGTTCGCTCCGGCCACGCTGACCCTGGCCCGCACCGAGGAGTCCGCGGGCCCCGACCGGGTCCTGGTCGTCAGCACCCGCTTCGGCCTCGGCTTCATGCTGCACGGCCCGGCCGCCCCGCTCCTGGCCCGCGGCTCCTTCGGCCACCCCGGACGCGGCGGCTCCCTGGGCTTCGCGGACCCCGAATCGGGCATCGCCCTCGGTTATGTGACGAACGGTCTGCAGAAGGGAGTTACCGCCGACCCCCGTGCCCAGGCACTCGTCGCAGCAGTACGGTCGGCCCTATGA
- a CDS encoding energy-coupling factor ABC transporter ATP-binding protein: MSSPTRTSAPSLEVSGLAYAYPDGHQALFGVDLTVERGERVALLGPNGAGKTTLVLHLNGILAAGAGAVSVAGLPVAKRNLAEIRRRVGIVFQDPDDQLFMPTVREDVAFGPAASGLRGPALEERVRTALKQVGMEGYADRPPHHLSFGQRRRVAVATVLAMEPEILVLDEPSSNLDPASRRELADILRSLDVTVLMVTHDLPYALELCPRAVILSDGVIAADDRTQDLLGDEDLMRAHRLELPFGFDPRSVRMGA, encoded by the coding sequence ATGAGCAGCCCGACCCGCACATCCGCGCCCTCCCTGGAGGTCAGCGGCCTCGCCTACGCCTACCCCGACGGACACCAGGCGCTCTTCGGCGTCGACCTGACCGTGGAACGCGGCGAACGCGTCGCGCTCCTCGGCCCCAACGGCGCGGGCAAGACCACCCTCGTCCTCCACCTCAACGGCATCCTCGCCGCGGGCGCGGGCGCCGTGAGCGTCGCCGGGCTCCCCGTCGCGAAGCGCAACCTCGCCGAGATCCGGCGCCGCGTCGGCATCGTCTTCCAGGACCCCGACGACCAGCTCTTCATGCCGACCGTCCGCGAGGACGTCGCCTTCGGGCCCGCCGCCTCCGGACTGCGCGGCCCCGCACTGGAGGAGCGCGTGCGGACCGCCCTCAAGCAGGTCGGCATGGAGGGGTACGCCGACAGGCCCCCGCACCACCTGTCCTTCGGGCAGCGCCGCCGTGTGGCCGTCGCCACCGTCCTCGCCATGGAGCCGGAGATCCTCGTCCTGGACGAGCCCTCGTCCAATCTGGACCCCGCCTCGCGCCGCGAACTCGCCGACATCCTGCGCTCCCTGGACGTCACCGTCCTGATGGTCACGCACGACCTGCCGTACGCCCTGGAGCTCTGCCCGCGCGCCGTCATCCTCAGCGACGGCGTCATCGCCGCCGACGACCGCACCCAGGATCTCCTCGGCGACGAGGACCTGATGCGCGCCCACAGGCTGGAGCTGCCGTTCGGCTTCGACCCGCGCTCCGTGAGAATGGGCGCGTGA